In the Carboxydothermus hydrogenoformans Z-2901 genome, one interval contains:
- a CDS encoding 4Fe-4S dicluster domain-containing protein gives MRKGYILKENLKTWLGAIKEKFPLIAPVQDDGLTLFREVEKVDDIVFDYGITRMPPKDLFFPQTEKMFRIKNKNNVAIELESPEKITDEQVLFGVHSCDLKSILALDPVFTTCFPDRYYQERRDKTYVIGLSCTKALPTCFCTAYGINPTDADGADVHLTEVGDKYLVEVVTERGERLVSAIPGIVFEDTTNLEAEKAKLTEKVKGEIKFIDLTGVKEVLDENFELPLWEKWAQKCLGCGICTYVCPTCHCFDINDFNRGDGVGERFRCWDSCMFSDFTRMAGGHNPRPTKKERVRNRFMHKLKYHLDRYSIVGCVGCGRCVQRCPENIDIRAIISDIKGGV, from the coding sequence ATGAGAAAAGGATACATCTTAAAGGAAAATCTTAAAACCTGGTTAGGGGCAATTAAAGAAAAGTTTCCCCTAATAGCCCCGGTACAGGACGATGGTCTAACCCTTTTTAGAGAAGTGGAAAAGGTTGACGATATAGTTTTTGATTACGGAATTACCCGGATGCCTCCGAAGGATCTTTTCTTTCCGCAAACCGAAAAGATGTTTCGCATAAAAAACAAGAACAATGTGGCGATTGAATTGGAATCCCCGGAAAAAATAACCGACGAACAGGTACTGTTTGGCGTTCATTCCTGTGATTTAAAAAGCATTTTGGCTTTAGATCCGGTCTTTACCACCTGTTTTCCCGACCGTTATTATCAGGAACGCCGGGATAAAACCTATGTGATAGGTTTATCCTGCACTAAAGCTTTACCCACTTGTTTTTGCACCGCCTATGGCATCAATCCTACCGATGCCGATGGGGCTGATGTTCATTTAACCGAGGTTGGGGATAAGTACCTTGTGGAAGTGGTTACCGAGCGCGGGGAAAGGTTAGTTTCGGCTATTCCCGGAATAGTTTTTGAAGATACCACGAATTTAGAAGCGGAAAAAGCTAAGCTTACCGAAAAGGTTAAAGGAGAAATAAAGTTTATTGACTTAACCGGGGTTAAAGAGGTGTTGGATGAAAACTTTGAACTTCCCCTCTGGGAAAAGTGGGCGCAAAAATGCCTTGGTTGTGGGATCTGTACCTACGTTTGTCCGACCTGCCACTGCTTCGATATCAATGATTTTAACCGGGGTGACGGGGTCGGTGAACGGTTTAGATGCTGGGATTCGTGTATGTTTTCCGATTTTACCCGGATGGCTGGCGGCCATAACCCGCGTCCCACGAAAAAGGAAAGGGTTAGAAACCGCTTTATGCATAAGTTAAAGTACCACCTGGACCGGTATAGCATAGTGGGGTGCGTAGGCTGTGGCCGTTGCGTCCAGCGTTGCCCCGAAAATATCGACATCCGGGCAATAATTTCCGACATAAAGGGTGGGGTGTAA
- a CDS encoding FAD/NAD(P)-binding protein — MALENPLLPYIATITKVIDETPDVKTFQMVFDDPGVFEVFKQKPGQVAQISIFGVGEATISITSSPTRTGMLEFSIKKVGRLTSVIHQMEPGMKVGIRGPYGNHFPYEMMKGKDLLFIGGGIGLAPLRSLIDFVLAPENRKDYGKVEILYGARSSADLCFKYDLFDNWPKQPDTKVYVTIDRPEEGWDGHVGFVPAYLEELNPNPQNKVTITCGPPIMIKFVLQALEKMGYSEDQVVTTLELKMKCGIGKCGRCNIGSKFVCVDGPVFTLRDLKKLPPEF, encoded by the coding sequence ATGGCACTGGAAAATCCTTTATTACCGTATATTGCAACCATAACCAAGGTGATTGATGAAACCCCCGATGTGAAAACTTTTCAAATGGTTTTTGACGATCCCGGGGTATTTGAAGTTTTTAAACAAAAACCAGGACAAGTTGCGCAGATATCCATTTTTGGGGTGGGGGAAGCCACCATTTCTATAACCTCTTCGCCAACCAGGACGGGAATGCTCGAGTTTTCCATCAAGAAGGTGGGAAGACTTACTTCCGTTATCCACCAGATGGAGCCAGGAATGAAGGTGGGAATCCGGGGTCCCTACGGCAATCATTTTCCCTATGAAATGATGAAAGGAAAGGATCTCCTTTTTATCGGCGGAGGTATTGGTTTAGCGCCGCTAAGATCGCTTATTGACTTTGTTTTAGCCCCGGAAAACCGCAAGGATTACGGTAAGGTGGAAATCCTTTACGGAGCCCGTTCCTCCGCCGACCTTTGCTTTAAATACGATTTATTTGACAACTGGCCCAAGCAGCCGGACACCAAGGTTTACGTTACCATCGACCGTCCCGAAGAAGGCTGGGATGGCCATGTGGGATTTGTTCCTGCTTACCTGGAAGAACTGAATCCCAATCCTCAAAATAAAGTAACCATTACCTGCGGACCTCCGATCATGATTAAGTTTGTCTTGCAGGCGTTGGAGAAGATGGGTTATTCCGAGGACCAGGTGGTAACCACTTTGGAATTAAAAATGAAATGCGGTATTGGGAAATGCGGACGCTGCAATATCGGAAGCAAATTTGTATGCGTTGATGGTCCCGTCTTTACTTTGCGTGACCTTAAAAAACTGCCTCCGGAGTTTTAA
- a CDS encoding two-component system sensor histidine kinase NtrB gives MIFCVLISFFFLLTLILVFNQKGLFTLSIKNSKKSKILKKILSFNRLTYLYFTILDNSPNIIIAIDKNNKVIFLNSRAEEVFGITKEEILGKNYEIFFQKFGVLERSILMDSLKYKKTFEVENYPIEVKNCVKRFWGKSYPLFGPKGEISGAVLVLWDTKDKQILTRELINQEKFSVVKTIATGTAHEIRNPLTTVKGFIQLLGQEKLNDPESKVFLNTVLQEINRIEKIISELLILGSDKGLKKTFFNLNYLIEKVVENFTPTAYLNNISIVKNLAKELPLFYGDEESLYLAITSILNNAFEALQKDGVIVIETFYEHGSNEIGLRIADNGPGIPEELRSKIFEPFFTTKPEGTGLGLAICYRTIEEHGGEIRVYNNETGGATFEITLPLPLENAHTQNSANCAG, from the coding sequence ATGATTTTTTGTGTTTTAATATCGTTTTTCTTTCTTTTAACGTTAATCTTAGTCTTTAATCAAAAAGGTCTTTTTACATTAAGCATTAAAAATAGCAAAAAAAGTAAAATATTAAAAAAGATTTTGAGTTTTAACCGGCTCACTTACTTGTATTTTACCATTCTTGATAATTCTCCCAATATAATTATCGCAATAGATAAAAATAACAAAGTGATATTTTTAAATAGTAGAGCTGAAGAGGTCTTTGGTATAACAAAAGAAGAAATTTTAGGAAAAAATTATGAAATATTTTTTCAAAAATTCGGGGTTTTGGAGCGCTCTATTTTAATGGATTCTTTGAAGTACAAAAAGACCTTTGAGGTAGAAAATTATCCGATAGAGGTTAAGAACTGTGTAAAGCGTTTCTGGGGAAAAAGTTATCCGCTTTTTGGGCCAAAGGGAGAAATTTCCGGAGCAGTTTTGGTACTTTGGGATACCAAAGATAAACAAATATTAACGCGGGAATTAATTAACCAGGAGAAGTTTTCGGTGGTTAAAACTATTGCTACCGGCACGGCTCATGAAATTAGAAACCCTTTAACTACTGTTAAAGGGTTTATCCAGCTTTTAGGCCAGGAAAAATTAAATGACCCGGAGAGTAAAGTATTTTTAAACACCGTTTTGCAGGAAATTAATCGGATTGAAAAAATTATTTCCGAGTTATTAATTTTGGGAAGCGATAAAGGACTTAAAAAAACTTTTTTCAACTTAAATTACCTGATTGAAAAGGTTGTAGAAAATTTTACTCCGACAGCGTATTTAAACAATATTTCTATTGTAAAAAACCTGGCTAAAGAATTGCCTTTATTTTATGGAGATGAAGAAAGCCTCTATCTTGCCATTACGAGTATTTTAAATAATGCCTTTGAAGCCCTGCAAAAAGATGGGGTGATTGTAATTGAAACTTTTTATGAACACGGTAGTAACGAGATAGGTTTAAGGATTGCGGATAACGGACCGGGAATTCCGGAAGAGCTAAGATCGAAAATTTTTGAACCGTTCTTTACCACAAAACCGGAAGGCACCGGGCTTGGACTGGCCATTTGTTACCGTACGATTGAAGAACACGGGGGTGAAATTAGAGTATATAACAACGAAACGGGTGGGGCGACCTTTGAAATTACTCTTCCGTTACCCTTAGAAAATGCTCACACCCAAAATTCCGCCAATTGCGCCGGCTAA
- a CDS encoding TIGR04086 family membrane protein: MNFKAVFWGTIIALGTLLFLGTIFAVIFYYFITNFAWWTALSFAVLFISLLAGGFAASRRAQKKGLWHGLLIGVIFIVIFLIASAVLFHTPFSWVSFLEKSLIILLAGAIGGILGVSIF, translated from the coding sequence ATGAACTTTAAAGCAGTTTTCTGGGGTACGATAATAGCCCTCGGAACTTTACTTTTCTTAGGTACGATCTTTGCCGTTATTTTTTATTATTTTATCACCAATTTTGCCTGGTGGACAGCTTTAAGCTTTGCGGTTCTTTTTATAAGCCTTTTAGCCGGCGGCTTTGCCGCAAGTCGCAGGGCGCAAAAAAAAGGCCTTTGGCACGGCCTTTTAATCGGAGTAATCTTTATCGTTATTTTTTTAATCGCGTCTGCAGTATTATTTCACACACCCTTTTCCTGGGTTTCCTTTTTAGAAAAAAGCTTAATTATCCTTTTAGCCGGCGCAATTGGCGGAATTTTGGGTGTGAGCATTTTCTAA
- a CDS encoding TatD family nuclease-associated radical SAM protein: MAEIAYELGNSLYINLTNRCTNACVFCIRKTEKGVGYDLWLDREPDTGEIIAALKEKDPLKYEEVVFCGYGEPLLRIKEVVEVARWLKEIGVKKVRINTNGLANRYHGRNILPELKGLVDVISISLNAQDAEAYQKVSRSRYGQEAYAEVLKFIEESKKYIPEVVVTVVRWEGVDVEETKKVAERLGVKLRVREFYGN; this comes from the coding sequence ATGGCAGAAATTGCCTATGAACTTGGTAACAGTTTGTATATCAACTTAACTAACCGGTGTACCAATGCCTGTGTATTTTGCATCCGAAAAACCGAGAAGGGGGTCGGTTACGACCTCTGGTTAGACCGGGAGCCGGATACCGGGGAGATAATCGCTGCCCTAAAAGAAAAAGATCCGTTAAAATACGAAGAAGTGGTATTCTGTGGTTATGGTGAACCGCTTTTAAGAATAAAAGAGGTGGTGGAAGTAGCCCGGTGGTTAAAAGAAATTGGGGTCAAAAAAGTTCGTATCAATACCAACGGCCTTGCCAACCGGTATCATGGGAGAAATATTTTGCCGGAGCTCAAGGGGCTGGTTGATGTAATCTCCATCAGTTTAAATGCTCAGGATGCCGAAGCTTACCAGAAGGTGAGCCGCTCCCGATACGGGCAAGAGGCGTATGCTGAAGTTTTAAAATTTATCGAAGAAAGCAAAAAATATATACCGGAGGTAGTGGTTACGGTGGTCCGCTGGGAAGGAGTTGATGTGGAGGAGACTAAAAAAGTTGCCGAACGCCTGGGAGTCAAGCTGCGCGTGCGGGAGTTTTATGGAAATTAA
- a CDS encoding metal-sensitive transcriptional regulator, translated as MYVRDKEGITKRLKRLEGQIRGIAKMVEEDRYCIDILNQIEAAKGALDKVALLILEGHLKGCVKRAIKTGEEEPVIKELLEVLDKFIR; from the coding sequence ATGTACGTTCGCGATAAGGAAGGGATAACTAAGCGGTTAAAGCGTTTGGAAGGGCAAATTCGAGGTATTGCCAAAATGGTGGAGGAAGACCGCTACTGTATTGATATTTTAAATCAAATTGAAGCGGCAAAGGGGGCGCTCGACAAAGTTGCGTTGTTAATTTTAGAGGGACACCTGAAAGGGTGTGTTAAGAGGGCGATTAAAACCGGTGAAGAAGAACCGGTAATCAAAGAACTTTTAGAGGTTTTGGATAAATTTATACGATAA